Below is a genomic region from Deinococcus sp. YIM 134068.
GTGAGCCTCGCGCACGCCGCCTTCTACGGACTGGGGGCCTACGGTTTCGCGCTGCTCGGCAAGGTCGTGCCCTGGTTCGTGGCGATGCCCCTCGCGGCGCTGATGGCGGGATTGATCAGCCTGATCCTCGGGGCCGTCACCATGCGCCTGAGCGGGATGTACTTCGCCATCGCCACACTCGCCTTCACGGAGGTCGTGCGGACGATCATCCAGAACCTGCCCGAGTCGGTGGCGGGCGGCGCGAACGGGCTGCTCGTCCCGGCGCTGCTGGGCGGGAACGCGCGGGCGCAGTATTTCCTCGCCCTCGTCGTCCTGCTCGTCACGGTGGGGGTGAGCCTCGCGGTGCGCTTCACGCGGCTGCATCACGCCTTCGCGGCGATCCGGCAGGGCGAGGAGACGGCGCGCGTCCTCGGCGTCAGCATCGTGCGGTACAAGTTGCTCGCCTTTTTCATCTCGTCGTTCCTGGCGGCGCTCGGCGGAGTGCTGTTCGCGGGCAAGACCTTTTTCATCAATCCGCTGGAGACCTTCAGCCTCGCCAACTCCATCGCGCCGCTGACGACCTCCATCTTCGGGGGGCTGTACACCACGCTCGGCCCGGTGCTGGGGGCGACGGTGCTGCGGGTGGCGGAGGAGATGCTGCACAACTACGTCAAGAACGGCTACCTCGTCGTGTACGGGCTGGTGCTGATGCTGAGCATCCTCTGGCTGCCACGCGGATTGATGGGGCTGTTCAAGAAGGGGAAGCAGGGGGGGGACCTGTGACGGCGGTGGCGGCCAGCGGCCAGCAGCCAGCGGCCAGCAGATCGGAGGTCGTCCTGCGCGCCGAGGGGCTGAGCAAGCGGTTCGGGGGGTTGCTCGCCGTGCAGAACGTGAGTTTCACGCAGTACGCGGGCGAGATTCTGGCGGTGATCGGGCCGAACGGGGCGGGCAAGACGACGCTGCTCAACCTGCTGTCGGGCGTGTACCGGCCCTCCTCGGGGCGGCTGCACCTGCTCGGGCGTGACGTGACGGACGCGAACATGGAGGCGCGGTGTCACGCCGGACTGGGCCGGGCCTTCCAGATCGTGCGGCCCTTTCCAGAGATGACCGTTCACGAGAACGTGACGGTGGGGGCGCTGTTCGGCAAGCGGGGGATGCGGCTGCCGGAGGCCCGCGCCCGCGCCTACGATCTGCTGGAGCGCACGGGCCTCGCCGCGCACGCCGACAAGGCCGCGCACGAGCTGACGCTGTTGCAGGACAAGCGGCTGGAGGTCGCCCGCGCGCTCGCCACCCAGCCCAGCGTCCTGCTGCTGGACGAGGTGATGGCCGGACTCCGCCCCGCCGAGGCGCAGGAGGCCGTGGCGCTCGTCCGGGGTGTGCGCGACAGCGGCGTGAGCGTCCTCTTCATCGAACACATCATGCCCGTGGTGCGCGACCTCGCCGACCGGGTGGTCGTGATGGACCAGGGGCAGGTGCTGGCAGAAGGCACCTACCGCGAGGTGACGGCGAACCCGCAGGTCGTGGCCGCGTATTTAGGGACGGAAGAGGGGCTACACGCATGACCGCGACTCAGGGCACTCAACCTGCCTCCCGCACGCCGGGACAAGACCTCGTGATCGAACACCTCGCCGCCGGGTACGGCAAGGTGCAGGTGCTGTGGGACGTGAGCCTGCACGCCCGGCCCGGCGAGTTCGTCGCCGTCATCGGGGCGAACGGGGCGGGCAAGACGACCACCCTGCGCGCGGTGAGCGGCGTGGTGCGGCCCACGGGCGGGCGAATCGTCCTCGGCGGGCGGGACATCACGCGCTCGGCCCCGTCGCAGATCGTCGGGCTGGGCCTCGGCCACGTCCCCGAGGGCCGCGAACTCTTCCCGCTGATGACGGTGCGCGAGAACCTGGAACTCGGGGCCGCCCTCCGCGCCGAGGCCCGCGCGGTGCAGGCACAGACGCTGGAGCACGTCTACACCCTCTTCCCCCGGTTGCGCGAGCGGCAGGGACAGCTCGCGGGCACCCTCTCCGGCGGCGAGCAGCAGATGGTGGCGGTGGGCCGCGCCCT
It encodes:
- a CDS encoding branched-chain amino acid ABC transporter permease — its product is MTRQVGSRAAELTRAVVRRPEFTERAFVPLGLFFLLALAFPFLPLGMRAEYLLQIAFFTVVAGILALSWDILARSGQVSLAHAAFYGLGAYGFALLGKVVPWFVAMPLAALMAGLISLILGAVTMRLSGMYFAIATLAFTEVVRTIIQNLPESVAGGANGLLVPALLGGNARAQYFLALVVLLVTVGVSLAVRFTRLHHAFAAIRQGEETARVLGVSIVRYKLLAFFISSFLAALGGVLFAGKTFFINPLETFSLANSIAPLTTSIFGGLYTTLGPVLGATVLRVAEEMLHNYVKNGYLVVYGLVLMLSILWLPRGLMGLFKKGKQGGDL
- a CDS encoding ABC transporter ATP-binding protein gives rise to the protein MTAVAASGQQPAASRSEVVLRAEGLSKRFGGLLAVQNVSFTQYAGEILAVIGPNGAGKTTLLNLLSGVYRPSSGRLHLLGRDVTDANMEARCHAGLGRAFQIVRPFPEMTVHENVTVGALFGKRGMRLPEARARAYDLLERTGLAAHADKAAHELTLLQDKRLEVARALATQPSVLLLDEVMAGLRPAEAQEAVALVRGVRDSGVSVLFIEHIMPVVRDLADRVVVMDQGQVLAEGTYREVTANPQVVAAYLGTEEGLHA
- a CDS encoding ABC transporter ATP-binding protein; the protein is MTATQGTQPASRTPGQDLVIEHLAAGYGKVQVLWDVSLHARPGEFVAVIGANGAGKTTTLRAVSGVVRPTGGRIVLGGRDITRSAPSQIVGLGLGHVPEGRELFPLMTVRENLELGAALRAEARAVQAQTLEHVYTLFPRLRERQGQLAGTLSGGEQQMVAVGRALMGRPSVLVVDEPSLGLSPLMTQTVFEALKAVNAEGVTVLLVEQNVGLSLKLADRAYVLENGQVVNEGTGTALLADPKVREAYLAL